One window from the genome of Gadus morhua chromosome 16, gadMor3.0, whole genome shotgun sequence encodes:
- the scn2b gene encoding sodium channel regulatory subunit beta-2 isoform X2 has protein sequence MLPTWTLPQDKNIGVQLMSLTLLLALTGCSGMDVIMASPKNVTALNGTEVKISCIFQSCYKMDPSVFVMNWTFQETKNDTEKMLMKFDKKKGMVPLRLDHFGDRVKFVGDLEKNDMSITLSEVEVKDEGYYHCNIINHPDRNAGRNNITLLVVLELTTPEDTTNAVAIGASVGGALALLILSMVVVKCLRHHKKQELISEEKMEEEEKLEAEVVTEEGTK, from the exons ATGTTGCCCACATGGACGCTCCCGCAGGATAAAAACATTGGCGTTCAGCTGATGAGTTTGACTTTGCTGCTCGCGCTCACTG GTTGTTCCGGCATGGATGTCATAATGGCGTCTCCCAAAAACGTCACTGCCTTGAACGGAACGGAGGTCAAAATCTCCTGCATATTCCAGTCATGTTACAAGATGGACCCTTCCGTATTCGTCATGAACTGGACCTTTCAGGAAACGAAGAATGATACTGAAAAAATG TTAATGAAGTTCGACAAAAAGAAAGGTATGGTTCCCCTCCGACTGGATCACTTCGGGGACCGCGTGAAGTTTGTGGGGGACCTGGAGAAGAACGACATGTCCATCACGCTgtcggaggtggaggtgaaggacgAGGGTTACTACCACTGCAACATCATCAACCACCCTGACCGGAACGCGGGACGCAATAACATCACGCTCCTCGTGGTGTTGGAAC TTACCACTCCCGAAGACACCACCAACGCTGTAGCCATCGGGGCGTCGGTGGGCGGAGCGTTGGCGCTGCTGATCCTCTccatggtggtggtgaagtGCCTCCGACACCACAAGAAACAGGAGCTGATATcagaggagaagatggaggaggaggagaagctggaGGCCGAGGTCGTAACAGAGGAGGGGACCAAGTAA
- the scn2b gene encoding sodium channel regulatory subunit beta-2 isoform X1 yields the protein MLPTWTLPQDKNIGVQLMSLTLLLALTGCSGMDVIMASPKNVTALNGTEVKISCIFQSCYKMDPSVFVMNWTFQETKNDTEKMLMKFDKKKGMVPLRLDHFGDRVKFVGDLEKNDMSITLSEVEVKDEGYYHCNIINHPDRNAGRNNITLLVVLELTTPEDTTNAVAIGASVGGALALLILSMVVVKCLRHHKKQELISEEKMEEEEKLEAEVVTEEGTKQGYSLPEDA from the exons ATGTTGCCCACATGGACGCTCCCGCAGGATAAAAACATTGGCGTTCAGCTGATGAGTTTGACTTTGCTGCTCGCGCTCACTG GTTGTTCCGGCATGGATGTCATAATGGCGTCTCCCAAAAACGTCACTGCCTTGAACGGAACGGAGGTCAAAATCTCCTGCATATTCCAGTCATGTTACAAGATGGACCCTTCCGTATTCGTCATGAACTGGACCTTTCAGGAAACGAAGAATGATACTGAAAAAATG TTAATGAAGTTCGACAAAAAGAAAGGTATGGTTCCCCTCCGACTGGATCACTTCGGGGACCGCGTGAAGTTTGTGGGGGACCTGGAGAAGAACGACATGTCCATCACGCTgtcggaggtggaggtgaaggacgAGGGTTACTACCACTGCAACATCATCAACCACCCTGACCGGAACGCGGGACGCAATAACATCACGCTCCTCGTGGTGTTGGAAC TTACCACTCCCGAAGACACCACCAACGCTGTAGCCATCGGGGCGTCGGTGGGCGGAGCGTTGGCGCTGCTGATCCTCTccatggtggtggtgaagtGCCTCCGACACCACAAGAAACAGGAGCTGATATcagaggagaagatggaggaggaggagaagctggaGGCCGAGGTCGTAACAGAGGAGGGGACCAA ACAAGGATACTCCTTACCTGAAGATGCATAG
- the scn2b gene encoding sodium channel regulatory subunit beta-2 isoform X3, which translates to MDVIMASPKNVTALNGTEVKISCIFQSCYKMDPSVFVMNWTFQETKNDTEKMLMKFDKKKGMVPLRLDHFGDRVKFVGDLEKNDMSITLSEVEVKDEGYYHCNIINHPDRNAGRNNITLLVVLELTTPEDTTNAVAIGASVGGALALLILSMVVVKCLRHHKKQELISEEKMEEEEKLEAEVVTEEGTKQGYSLPEDA; encoded by the exons ATGGATGTCATAATGGCGTCTCCCAAAAACGTCACTGCCTTGAACGGAACGGAGGTCAAAATCTCCTGCATATTCCAGTCATGTTACAAGATGGACCCTTCCGTATTCGTCATGAACTGGACCTTTCAGGAAACGAAGAATGATACTGAAAAAATG TTAATGAAGTTCGACAAAAAGAAAGGTATGGTTCCCCTCCGACTGGATCACTTCGGGGACCGCGTGAAGTTTGTGGGGGACCTGGAGAAGAACGACATGTCCATCACGCTgtcggaggtggaggtgaaggacgAGGGTTACTACCACTGCAACATCATCAACCACCCTGACCGGAACGCGGGACGCAATAACATCACGCTCCTCGTGGTGTTGGAAC TTACCACTCCCGAAGACACCACCAACGCTGTAGCCATCGGGGCGTCGGTGGGCGGAGCGTTGGCGCTGCTGATCCTCTccatggtggtggtgaagtGCCTCCGACACCACAAGAAACAGGAGCTGATATcagaggagaagatggaggaggaggagaagctggaGGCCGAGGTCGTAACAGAGGAGGGGACCAA ACAAGGATACTCCTTACCTGAAGATGCATAG